GCACCTCGATCGTAACGCAGCTCGAGCGCGGTTCGCTGCGAATGTGACGCGATCAGCGCGACCCACATTCATAGCTTCAAGACAATAGCTTCAAGAACGACATCGACGATCGCCATGATCCTATCTTCAACCCAGCGCCCGATCAATCACCGGCGCCGGGACCGATCAGTCGCGGCACGAGGTTACTTCGCCGCCTCGTCGTGCTCGGCCATGTTGACGATCTGGACGCGGCGGTTCTCCGCGGCGAGCGGCTCGGCCGAGCTCTTGAGCTGCTTCTCGCCGTAGCCGACGGCGACCAGATTGTCCGGCTGGATCCGATAGCGCTCGATCAGGTAGCGCTTGACGGCCTCGGCCCGCCGTTCCGACAGGCTCTGATTGTAATCGTCGCCGCCTTTGGCGTCGGTATGGCCGGCCAGCATGACGATCGAATTCTTCAGGTCGCTGCTGGTCAGGGCGTCGCCGAGGCTCTTCAATTGCGGTTCGGCCCGCGGCGACAAGGTCGCGGAGTTGTAGTCGAAATTGATCTCGAGATCGATCGTCGGGCGCTTGGCGGCAATCGCTGCGATCTGCTCGCGGTCGCCGGCCGACAGCGACCGGGTCCGGCTGACCCGCTTGATCGTCGCCAGATCGTCCGGACTCATTGCGGCGCGGGTTCCGCTCAGGCTGCGGGTCTTGGAGGTCTTGAGCTGATCGCGAATCTGCTGCGAGGACACCTCGCCGGCCTCCGCCGCGGTCATGCTGATACCAGAGCCGCCCACCAGAACGACGGCGGCCAGCGCCAGGCTGAATTTGATCTGCCGAATCATCATGTTTCGCTCCATCTGGCCGAGGCCGCTCAGCGGCGGGCTCGGTCCTCATGGGAATTAGGATGGCGCCCAAGTGCTGCGCTTCGCTGTGACATAGGTCACTCAGGTCCGTCGTGAGAGGCGTCCGGTGTGAGCAATAGTGAGCAGGGCGGGCGCGGAATCCCTCTCGATCTTGGTCGCCGGGCGGATGCTGATTGTTCAAGCGATTCAGAAATTTAGTGCTTCGGCGAATCAGGTCGACCGGCGCGTCGGGCCGAACTGCTACCAATGCGGCGCCGACCAACTGATCAGTCCGGATTGAGCTACCTGCGTGAATAGTAATCGACATCACAGATGTTGCCGCAATAGCACATGGAGTTGAATTGTCGGGTTGTACACCCGCTCTGCGGGCCCTCGTGCTTGCTCGCGCCGATTCCCGTGACTTAGAAATAATACGAAACATCCCGGCCGACTCGGCGACGGGGTTCCGCTGAAATGCACGTTGTCGATGGGGGTCGATAGTTATGCAGAAGGCTCGGACACGAATTCTGGCTGGCTTCGCCTTCGCGATGGCGACCTCGGTTTCCACCGGCGCCGTTGCGGCGTGTACCGGCACCGGCAGTTTCGTTCCGGGTCTGGTACCGGGCTTCAACCCGTCATCGGTTCTTCCATTCGCCGCCGGTGGCGCGGTGAACTCGCTGGTCTCGGCGATCAACACGGCGAACACCGCGTTTCTCACCCAGTCGACCGCCTTCGTCAGCGCGCCGGCGAGTCCGCGGCCGAATCAGGAAGGCGGCGGGGTCTGGACCCGCGCGATCGGCGGTGAGGTCACCACCAAATCGACCAGCACCACCACCAACGTCGCAGTCGGAGGCGTCGGCCTGCCCGGCACCGTGACCTGCGACAACGAGAACAAGCTCAGCTTCGCCGGCGTCCAGGTCGGGGCCGATACCTCGGTCCTGAACTACAACGGCTGGAACCTGCATCTCGGCTCGACGGTGGGCTATATCGGCGCCAAGTCGCGCGACAAATCGTCGGCCGGGGTGCTCAATCCGCTCGGCGGCACCTTCGAGGACACGCTGCAGGTTCCGTTCGCGGGCGTCTATGTCGCCATGACCAAAGGCGGCTTCTTCGCCGACGGCCAGGTCCGCCTCGACTACTACCAGAACTCGCTGAGCGACCCGATCGTCGGCGGCATTTTCGGCCAGAAGCTGGATGCCCGCGGCCTCTCCTTCACCGGCAATGTCGGCTACAATCACGCGCTGCAGAACAACTGGTTCATCGAGCCGTCGGCCGGCGTGGTGGTGTCGAAGGTCAAGGTCGATCCGCTCAACGTCACCGGTTCGCTGGTGCTGCCCGCGAGCTTCACCCCGGGCGTGACCTTCCCCGGCCAATTGCAGGTCGACGACATCAACAGCACGCTCGGTCGCTTCAGCCTGCGCGGCGGCACCAGCATCGCCTCGGGCAACATGATCTGGCAGCCCTTCGCGATCGCCAGTGTGTATCACGAATTCAGGGGCGCGGTGACCTCGTCGTTCAACGGCGCGGCGGCGTCGGCGGCCACCGGTCTTCCGTCGGCGACCGGCAACATCTCCAGTTCCAACCTCGGCACTTACGGCCAGTTCGGCATCGGCGTCGCCGGTCAACTCGTCAACACCGGCCTGCTCGGCTACATCCGCGCCGACTATCGCGCCGGCGAGAACATCGACGGCTACAGCTTCAACGGCGGCGTGCGCTATCAATTCGCCCCCGAGGCGGTGGCCGCGGCTCCGCTCTACACCAAGGCGGCGAAGGCGCCGATTCTGGTTCACTCGGCCTACAACTGGACCGGCTTCTTCGTCGGCGGCAGCTTCGGCGTGCTGAACGGCCGCACCGACTGGACGTTCCAGCCCGGCGGCACCACCACCGACCCGCGCTTCGCCGGCGCCATCGGCGGCGGCCAGATCGGCTACGACTATCAGTTCGGCAAATGGGTGGTGGGCGTCGAGGGCGCGCTCAATGCGACCAACGCCAACGGCGCGCGGCCGTGCCCGTCCAGCGTGTTCTTCACCTGCGAGACCAATGTCAGCTGGATGGGAACCGCGACCGCCAAGCTCGGCTATGCGTTCTGGGATCGCTCGCTGTGGTACGTCCGCGGCGGCGGTGCCTTCGGCGACCTGAAGGTCACCACGACCTGCAACACCGGACCGTTCAACCCGCTCGGCCTCGCGGGTTGCGGCGAGAACGCCAGCCGCAGCCGCGCCGGCTGGACCATCGGCATCGGCTCGGAATTCGCGCTCAGCAAGAACTGGACGGTGCGGACCGAGACCAATTATTTCGACATGGGCCGCGAGCGCTACGTGCTGCCGACCTCGACGATCGACGTCAAGCAGAACGGCTTCATCTCGACCGTCGGTGTGAACTATCGCTTCGCGCCGACCACGCTGGTCGCGAAATACTGAGCCCTGCTTTCCGGGCATCCCGGCCGAACAAGGCCCCGGCGCAAGCCGGGGCCTTTCGCGTTTGGTCACCGCCGGCGCGTCGCGTGAAACGGGCGGTCGCGTCTCACCCGGCCGACAGCCGCGGCTTGATCGCCGCCGGCTGGTCCTGATCATGGCTGGCCTGGATCAGATCGAGGTGCCGCTCGATCTTGCCGAGCGCCGCCGCTAGGTCGGTACGCTCGCGCGCAGATAGGCACGACAGGATCTCCTGTTCCTTGCGCTTCAGCCGCGGCACCAGCTCGTGATACAGCGCGCGGCCCTTGGCGGTCAGCCGCAGCCGGAATTCGCGGCGATCATCCTCGTTCTCGACCCGCTCGATCAATTCGCGCTCCAGCAGCGCCGTCACGGCGCGGCTGATGGTCGATTTGTGCGTCCTTGTGCATTGCGAAATGAACTGTGCGGTGCAGGCGTCGTCGCGAAAGCCGAGCGTGGCGAGGATCCGCCAGCCCGGAATATCCAGCCCGTAGCGCTGCTGATATTCGCCGGCCAGCGCCGCGCTGACTTCGGCGGCCAGCCGGTTGAGCTGAAACGGCACGAAGGAAAACAGATCGAGCTTGCTCAAAAAAATCTCCGGCTCGGGTTGCGCGGCGGGGCGAGGCCGGCTTAGATGGTTGCAAATGAAACTATCATGCAGGAGGAAGCCTTGACCAGCGTTTTGCCGTCCCGCATGGGCCGAGCGGGCTGAGGCCATGCCCGCCCGCGAGAGTTTCCAGTTCGGTTATCGCCGCCACCCCGATCAGGACCGCGCAGCCCCGGATGGTGGGCGCGAGCCGGCGCGCCATCCCGTGGTGATCGTCGGCGCCGGCCCTGTCGGGCTGTCGCTGGCGATCGATCTGGCGCAGCGCGGCCAGCGCGTCGTACTGCTCGACGACGCCGACCGGATCGGCGAGGGCTCGCGCGCGATCTGTTTCTCCAAGCGCGCGCTGGAAGTGTGGGACCGGCTCGGCGTCGGCAGCCGCATGGTCGAGAAGGGCGTGGTCTGGCAGGTCGGCAAGATCTTCCGCCGCGACGAGATGGTGTATCGCTTCGACCTGCTGCCCGAGACCGGCCACAAGATGCCGGCCTTCATCAATCTGCAGCAATATTACGCCGAAGCCTTCCTGGTCGACCGCGTGCAGGAACTGCCGCAGATCGATCTGCGCTGGCGCAACAAGGTGATCGCGCTGGCGCAGCACAACGACCACGCGGTGCTGACGATCGAGACGCCGGACGGGCCGTATCGGTTGGCGGCGGACTACGTGGTGGCCTGCGACGGCGCGCGCTCGGCGTTGCGCGGCCTGGTCGGCGCGGAGTTCGAAGGTGAAGTGTTCGAGGATCAGTTCCTGATCGCCGACGTCAAGATGACGGCGGAATTCCCCACCGAGCGCTGGTTCTGGTTCGATCCGCCGTTCCATGCCGGGCAGTCGGCGCTGCTGCATCGCCAGCCCGACGATGTGTGGCGCATCGATCTGCAGATCGGCGCCGAGGCCGACGCGGCGGTCGAGCGATTGCCCGAGAATGTCCGGCCGCGGATCGAGCGGATGCTCGGCCACGGCGATTTCTCCTTCGAGTGGATCTCGGTCTACAAGTTCCAGTGCCGGCGGATGCAGCGCTTCCTGCACGAGCGGGTGATCTTCGCCGGCGATTCCGCGCATCAGGTCTCGCCCTTCGGTGCGCGCGGCGCCAATTCCGGGCTCGAGGATGGCGAGAACCTTGCCTGGAAACTCGCGCTGGTGCTGCGCGGCGAGGCGCCCGCGAGCCTGCTCGACTCTTATGAAATCGAACGCGGCCAGGCCGCCGACGACAACATCCGCCATTCGACCCGCTCGACCGATTTCATCGCGCCGCATTCGCAGCAGGAGCGCCGGCTGCGCGATGCCGCGCTGGCGCTCGCCAAGGAGGTCGACTTCGCCAAGCGCATGGTCAATGCCGGCCGGCTGTCGACGCCGACCGTCTACGACAGTCCGCTGTCGACGCCCGATGCCGATGCCTGGGGCGCGGGGCCGAAGCCCGGCGCGGCGATGCTCGATGCGCCGCTGGCGGCGGATGGCGCGCCGATGTTCCTCACCGAGGCGTTCAAATCCGCCGGCTGCGACTTCGTGCTGCTCGAGAGCGCCAATGGTGTTGCCGCGCCGGTGCCGCAAGGTGTGCGCAGCCTGCGCATCGGCAAGGACTCGCCGCTGCAGGACGCCGAAGGCGTGTTCGCCAAACGCTACGACGCCACCCCGGGCTCGGCCTATCTGCTCCGCCCCGACGGCTACGTCGCCGCGCGGTTCCGGCATCCGACGACAGCTACAATCCATGCGGCGCTGGCGCGGGCAAGCGGGCGATGAGGGCGCGGCGATGATGTCTGTCGAGACTCAGAGCTTCGAACGAGCATCGCAGCGCTTGGGGCGGAGCCTCTCACCGCAGGCACAACCGAACCTCTCCCCGCGTGCGGGGAGAGGTCGACCGGCGAAGCGCAGCGAAGCCGGTCGGGTGAGGGGGCGTCTCGACGAGGCCGAGACTCCGTGCCCGCGTCGCCCCTCACCCCAACCCTCTCCCCGCAAGAGCGGGGCGAGGGAGCTCGCCGCGGTCGGGGCGAAGGCCGTGCGCAGCAACGATCGCTTGAAGGGGAGGGCCGCGCAATGACCGCCGCCCTCTCGACCCAAAGCAATTTCGCCGATCCCGACGCCGCCTACCGGCTGATCGTCGAGGCGCATCGCGGCATCAGCGACGAGCAGAGCGCGGCGCTCGACGCGGCGCTGGTGCTGATTCTCGCCAATCACATCGGCGATCTCGCTGTGCTGCGCGACGCGGTGACGCTGGCGAAGCGGAGCGTGGTGGATGAGCAGCCGCAGGCGTCGTCATGATAATGACGCCACTCATCAGGCTGATGATCGGGAACGACGAGCCAAAGCCCTCGAGTTCGTCATTCCGGGGCGCGCGCAGCGCGAACCCGGAATCCCGAAGTTCGGGGCGAGAGCAGCGGTCGCAGAACACGTCTGGATTCCGGGTTCGCTCGCTGCGCGAGCGCCCCGGAATGACGACCTGAGAGACTTCGTCGAACGCGTATCAATCTGGCGCATCAATCAGACCAACACTGACCAACACTGACCAACACCAAGGACACCACATGGCCAAGGGCTTCGCTTCCACCACCGACCTCGCCGAAAAGAAGGTGACGTTCTCCGAGATCGGCCCCGATCTCTACGCCTTCACCGCGGAGGGCGATCCGAATTCGGCGGTGATCGTCGGCGAGGACGGCTGCCTGGTGTTCGACGCGCAGGCGACGCCGGCGATGGCCGGCAAGGTGATCGAGCGCGTCCGCGCCGTCACCGACAAGCCGATCAAATACGTCGTGCTGTCGCATTATCACGCGGTGCGCGTGCTCGGCGCTTCGGCCTATGGGGCCGAAGGCATCGTCGCCTCGCAGGAGACTTATCGCCTGATCGAAGAACGCGGCCAGCAGGATTGGGATTCCGAATACGGCCGGTTTCCGCGGCTGTTCCAGGACGCCGAGAGCATTCCCGGCCTGACCTGGCCGACGCTGACCTTCGACGGCGAGATGTCGATCTATCTCGGCAAGCGCGAGGTGCGGCTGATGCAGCTCGGCGCCGGCCACACCTCCGGCGACATCGTCGCCTGGGTGCCGGACGCCGAAGTGATGTTCACCGGCGACCTCGTCGAATATCACTCGGCTTGCTATTGCGGCGACGCTTATCTGCGCGAATGGCCGATGACGCTGAACGAGATCCGCGAGTTCAATCCCAAGGCGATCGCGCCCGGCCGCGGTGACGCGCTGAAGGGGCTGGAGACCACCCGCGAGGCGATCGCTATGACGCGCGATTTCGTCGGCACGCTGTACGGCGCCGCCGAAATCTCGGTCGCTCGCGGCCGCAGCCTCAAGGAGACCTGGGACGCGACCCGCGAAAAGATGGACCCGAAATTCGCGAGCTTCGCGATCTACGAGCACTGCCTGCCGTTCAACGTCTCGCGCGCATTCGACGAGGCCTCGGGCATCGACGATCCGGTGATCTGGACCGCCGAGCGCGATCGCGAGATGTGGGCCGCGCTGCAAGGATAATCCGAACCACCCGCTTTCCCCAGCCATGCACCCACGTGTTGGAGGATGACATGAATATCAACGCCGCACCGCAGATCATTGGCCACGGTTCGCAGGGCGTCACGCCCGGCTACATGTCGGGCTTCGGCAATTCGTTCGAAACCGAAGCTCTCCCCGGCGCGCTGCCGATCGGCCGCAACTCGCCGCAGCGCGCGGCTTACGGCCTCTATGCCGAGCAATTATCAGGCTCGCCGTTCACCGCGCCGCGCGGCGCCAATGAGCGAAGCTGGCTGTATCGCATCCGCCCCTCGGTGAAGCACTCCGGCCGCTTTACCAAGGCGGACATGGGCCTGTGGCGCTCGGCGCCGTGTCTCGAATACGACATGCCGATCGCGCAGCTGCGCTGGGACGCGCCGTCGATGCCGCAGGAGGATCTGACGTTCCTGCAAGGCGTGCGAACGATGACGACCGCCGGCGATGTGAATACGCAGGCCGGCATGGCGACGCATATGTATCTGATCACCCAATCGATGGTCGATCAGCATTTCTACAATGCCGACGGTGAATTGATGTTCGTGCCGCAGCAGGGCAGCCTGCGGCTGGTCACGGAATTCGGCGTCATCAGCATCGAGCCCGCCGAAATCGCGGTGATCCCGCGCGGCGTCAAGTTTCGCGTCGAACTGGTCGACGGCCCGGCGCGCGGCTATTTGTGTGAGAATTACGGCGGCGCCTTCACGCTGCCGGAGCGCGGCCCGATCGGCGCCAATTGCCTGGCCAATTCGCGCGATTTCCTGACGCCGGTGGCGGCCTATGAGGACAGGGACGTGCCGACCGAATTGTTCGTGAAATGGGGCGGGGCGCTGTGGCAGACCACGCTGCCGCATTCGCCGATCGATGTGGTCGCGTGGCATGGCAACTACGCGCCGTACAAATACGATCTGCGCACCTTCTCGCCGGTCGGCGCGATCGGCTTCGATCATCCCGATCCGTCGATCTTCACCGTGCTGACGTCGCCGTCGGAAACCGCCGGCACCGCCAATATAGACTTCGTGATCTTCCCCGAGCGCTGGATGGTGGCGGAAAACACCTTCCGGCCGCCCTGGTACCACATGAATATCATGTCGGAGTTCATGGGGTTGATCTGCGGCGTCTACGACGCCAAGCCGCAGGGCTTCGTCCCCGGCGGCGCGTCGCTGCACAACATGATGCTGCCGCACGGGCCGGATCGCGAGGCGTTCGATCATGCCTCGAACGGCGAGCTGAAGCCGGTGAAACTCACCGGCACGATGGCCTTCATGTTCGAGACCCGCTATCCGCAGCGCGTCACCGAATATGCCGCGACCGCCGGCACGCTGCAGGACGACTACGCCGATTGCTGGCGCGGCCTGGAGAAGCGCTTCGACCCGAGCCGGCCATGACCAAGACCGCTGATCACGACGCCGCGGTGCTGTACGGTTACTTCCGGTCCTCCGCGGCCTATCGGGTGCGCATCGCGCTCAATCTGAAGGGCGTCGTCGTCGCGCAGCGCTACGTGCATCTGCGCGACGGCGAGCAGAATCTCGAAGCCTACCGCTGGATCAATCCCGCCGGATCGGTGCCGTTTTGGCGCGAGGGCGATTTCGATCTCGCGCAATCGCTGGCGATCATCGAATATCTCGACGAGACCCATCCCGAGCCGCCGCTGCTGCCGAGAGATCCCAGGGCCCGTGCGATCGTCCGCGAAATGGCCTACGCGGTCGCCTGCGACATCCATCCGCTCGGCAATCTGCGGATTCTGAAACGGCTGACCGAGCTCGGCATCGACGAGATCGAGCGCGCGCGCTGGTCGAAGCAATGGATCGAGCAGGGTTTTGTGGCGATCGAGGCGCGGCTTTCGCAGACGCCGGGGCCGTTTGCTTATGGAGATCAGCCGACGCTGGCCGATCTGTGCATCGTGCCGCAGGTCTTCAACGCCCGTCGCTTCGACGCCGACCTCGCCCCGTTCGAACGCATCCGCCAGATCGAAGCCGAAGCGATGAAACTCGACGCCTTCGTCGCCGCCGAGCCGGGCCGGCAGCCGGATGCGGAGTGATGTTGGACAACCACACCTCGCGCCTGCGCACCCGCTAACCTCTCCCCGCGCGCGGGGAGAGGTCGACCGGCGTAGCGCAGCGAAGCCGGGCGGGTGAGGGGGCGTTTGCGTTTGAACTCCGGCGCCCCCTCACCCGGCGCGCCAAGCTGCGCTTGCCGCGCCACCCTCTCCCCGCGCGCGGGGAGAGGGTACATCCGCCGACCCGATAGAACCGCCCAACGTCCCAGGACCCTTCATGCACCCCAACGATCCGCGCCTGCGCTCCTTCGTCGATGTGAAACCGGAATCGGACTTTCCGATCCAGAACCTTCCCTACGGCGTGATCTCGACCGCGTCCGACCCTTCCCCGCGTGTCGGCGTCGCGATCGGCGATTTCGTGCTCGATCTCGCGGCGCTGCAGGCGGCCAAGCTGCTCGATCTGCCGGACGGCGTGTTCGCGCAATCGTCGATCAACGCCTTCATGGCGCTCGGGCTCGCAATGTGGAGCACGACACGGGCGCGGATCAGTGCGTTGCTGCGTCACGACAATCCCGAGCTGCGCGACGACGCCGCGCTGCGCGCGCGGGCGCTTGTTCCGATGAGTGACGCGAAGTTGCATCTGCCGCTGCGCGTCGAAGGCTTCACCGATTTCTACTCGTCGAAGGAACACGCCACCAATGTCGGCACGATGTTCCGCGACAAGACCAATCCGCTGCTGCCGAACTGGCTGCACATCCCGATCGGCTACAACGGCCGCGCCTCGACCGTCGTGGTCAGCGGCACCCAGATCCATCGTCCGCGCGGGCAGCTCAAGCCACCATCCGCCGAGCTGCCGAGCTTCGGCCCGTGCAAGCGGCTCGATTTCGAGCTGGAGATCGGCGTCGTGATCGGGCAGCCGTCGGCGATGGGCACGACGCTGACCGAACAGCAGGCCGAGGAGATGATCTTCGGCTTCACGCTGTTGAACGACTGGAGCGCGCGCGACATCCAGCAATGGGAGTATGTGCCGCTCGGGCCGTTCCAGGCGAAAGCGTTCGCCACCTCGATCAGCCCGTGGATCGTGACGCGCGAGGCGCTGGAGCCGTTTCGGGTTCACGGGCCCACGCAGGATCCTGTGCCTCTGCCCTATCTGCAGCAGCAGGGGCCTAACAACTACGACATGGCGCTGGAAGTGAACCTGCGCACGCCGGCCATGAACGCGCCGGCGCGGATCAGCGCGACGAATTTCAAATACATGTACTGGTCGTCAGTGCAGCAGCTGGTGCACCATGCCTCCAGCGGCTGCGCGATGAATGTCGGCGACCTGCTCGGCTCCGGCACCGTCTCGGGGCCGGCGAAGGATCAGCTCGGCAGCCTGCTGGAGCTGAGCTGGAACGGCGCCGAACCGGTGCAGCTCCCCGGCGGCGAGACCCGCGGCTTCCTCGACGACGGCGATTCGCTGATCATGCGCGGCTGGTGCCAGGCCGACGGCTACCGCGTCGGTTTCGGCGAGGTCGAGGGGACGATTCTGGCGGCGAAGAGCTGACGCTCTTTCCGCTCGCACGACTCTCGTTCGTCATTCCGGGGCGCTCACGTAGTGAGCGAACCCGGAATCCATAACCCCTGCACGGGTGTTCAGGAAGAGCGTGGCGGCCTCAACTCCCATCGCGAGTACCGGGAGTATGGATTCCGGGTTCGCGCTACGCGCGCCCCGGAATGACGGAAGGGCTCATTCAGGCGTCATTGCGAGCGAAGCGAAGCAATCCATGCCCCGGCTGAGGCGTTGGATTGCTTCGTCGCTTTCGCTCCTCGCAATGACGGCGGTTGGGCGTTACTTCCCGCCCCATTCTTTCGCCAATCCTACCAGATCCGCCTGCAGCGGCGTGCGCACCGACGACGGCGTGCGGGAGAACCGCGGCGCCGGCGCCGGCTGGGTGTGGCCCTCGTGGGTGATGAACACTTCGCGCGCCACCATGTGCGGATGTTGCGTCGCTTCCGCCATCGTCAGCACCGG
The DNA window shown above is from Rhodopseudomonas palustris HaA2 and carries:
- the hmgA gene encoding homogentisate 1,2-dioxygenase: MNINAAPQIIGHGSQGVTPGYMSGFGNSFETEALPGALPIGRNSPQRAAYGLYAEQLSGSPFTAPRGANERSWLYRIRPSVKHSGRFTKADMGLWRSAPCLEYDMPIAQLRWDAPSMPQEDLTFLQGVRTMTTAGDVNTQAGMATHMYLITQSMVDQHFYNADGELMFVPQQGSLRLVTEFGVISIEPAEIAVIPRGVKFRVELVDGPARGYLCENYGGAFTLPERGPIGANCLANSRDFLTPVAAYEDRDVPTELFVKWGGALWQTTLPHSPIDVVAWHGNYAPYKYDLRTFSPVGAIGFDHPDPSIFTVLTSPSETAGTANIDFVIFPERWMVAENTFRPPWYHMNIMSEFMGLICGVYDAKPQGFVPGGASLHNMMLPHGPDREAFDHASNGELKPVKLTGTMAFMFETRYPQRVTEYAATAGTLQDDYADCWRGLEKRFDPSRP
- a CDS encoding MBL fold metallo-hydrolase; this encodes MAKGFASTTDLAEKKVTFSEIGPDLYAFTAEGDPNSAVIVGEDGCLVFDAQATPAMAGKVIERVRAVTDKPIKYVVLSHYHAVRVLGASAYGAEGIVASQETYRLIEERGQQDWDSEYGRFPRLFQDAESIPGLTWPTLTFDGEMSIYLGKREVRLMQLGAGHTSGDIVAWVPDAEVMFTGDLVEYHSACYCGDAYLREWPMTLNEIREFNPKAIAPGRGDALKGLETTREAIAMTRDFVGTLYGAAEISVARGRSLKETWDATREKMDPKFASFAIYEHCLPFNVSRAFDEASGIDDPVIWTAERDREMWAALQG
- a CDS encoding autotransporter outer membrane beta-barrel domain-containing protein; amino-acid sequence: MQKARTRILAGFAFAMATSVSTGAVAACTGTGSFVPGLVPGFNPSSVLPFAAGGAVNSLVSAINTANTAFLTQSTAFVSAPASPRPNQEGGGVWTRAIGGEVTTKSTSTTTNVAVGGVGLPGTVTCDNENKLSFAGVQVGADTSVLNYNGWNLHLGSTVGYIGAKSRDKSSAGVLNPLGGTFEDTLQVPFAGVYVAMTKGGFFADGQVRLDYYQNSLSDPIVGGIFGQKLDARGLSFTGNVGYNHALQNNWFIEPSAGVVVSKVKVDPLNVTGSLVLPASFTPGVTFPGQLQVDDINSTLGRFSLRGGTSIASGNMIWQPFAIASVYHEFRGAVTSSFNGAAASAATGLPSATGNISSSNLGTYGQFGIGVAGQLVNTGLLGYIRADYRAGENIDGYSFNGGVRYQFAPEAVAAAPLYTKAAKAPILVHSAYNWTGFFVGGSFGVLNGRTDWTFQPGGTTTDPRFAGAIGGGQIGYDYQFGKWVVGVEGALNATNANGARPCPSSVFFTCETNVSWMGTATAKLGYAFWDRSLWYVRGGGAFGDLKVTTTCNTGPFNPLGLAGCGENASRSRAGWTIGIGSEFALSKNWTVRTETNYFDMGRERYVLPTSTIDVKQNGFISTVGVNYRFAPTTLVAKY
- the fahA gene encoding fumarylacetoacetase, whose amino-acid sequence is MHPNDPRLRSFVDVKPESDFPIQNLPYGVISTASDPSPRVGVAIGDFVLDLAALQAAKLLDLPDGVFAQSSINAFMALGLAMWSTTRARISALLRHDNPELRDDAALRARALVPMSDAKLHLPLRVEGFTDFYSSKEHATNVGTMFRDKTNPLLPNWLHIPIGYNGRASTVVVSGTQIHRPRGQLKPPSAELPSFGPCKRLDFELEIGVVIGQPSAMGTTLTEQQAEEMIFGFTLLNDWSARDIQQWEYVPLGPFQAKAFATSISPWIVTREALEPFRVHGPTQDPVPLPYLQQQGPNNYDMALEVNLRTPAMNAPARISATNFKYMYWSSVQQLVHHASSGCAMNVGDLLGSGTVSGPAKDQLGSLLELSWNGAEPVQLPGGETRGFLDDGDSLIMRGWCQADGYRVGFGEVEGTILAAKS
- a CDS encoding DUF2783 domain-containing protein, which translates into the protein MTAALSTQSNFADPDAAYRLIVEAHRGISDEQSAALDAALVLILANHIGDLAVLRDAVTLAKRSVVDEQPQASS
- a CDS encoding OmpA family protein — translated: MMIRQIKFSLALAAVVLVGGSGISMTAAEAGEVSSQQIRDQLKTSKTRSLSGTRAAMSPDDLATIKRVSRTRSLSAGDREQIAAIAAKRPTIDLEINFDYNSATLSPRAEPQLKSLGDALTSSDLKNSIVMLAGHTDAKGGDDYNQSLSERRAEAVKRYLIERYRIQPDNLVAVGYGEKQLKSSAEPLAAENRRVQIVNMAEHDEAAK
- the maiA gene encoding maleylacetoacetate isomerase; the protein is MTKTADHDAAVLYGYFRSSAAYRVRIALNLKGVVVAQRYVHLRDGEQNLEAYRWINPAGSVPFWREGDFDLAQSLAIIEYLDETHPEPPLLPRDPRARAIVREMAYAVACDIHPLGNLRILKRLTELGIDEIERARWSKQWIEQGFVAIEARLSQTPGPFAYGDQPTLADLCIVPQVFNARRFDADLAPFERIRQIEAEAMKLDAFVAAEPGRQPDAE
- a CDS encoding MarR family winged helix-turn-helix transcriptional regulator is translated as MSKLDLFSFVPFQLNRLAAEVSAALAGEYQQRYGLDIPGWRILATLGFRDDACTAQFISQCTRTHKSTISRAVTALLERELIERVENEDDRREFRLRLTAKGRALYHELVPRLKRKEQEILSCLSARERTDLAAALGKIERHLDLIQASHDQDQPAAIKPRLSAG
- a CDS encoding FAD-dependent oxidoreductase, which codes for MPARESFQFGYRRHPDQDRAAPDGGREPARHPVVIVGAGPVGLSLAIDLAQRGQRVVLLDDADRIGEGSRAICFSKRALEVWDRLGVGSRMVEKGVVWQVGKIFRRDEMVYRFDLLPETGHKMPAFINLQQYYAEAFLVDRVQELPQIDLRWRNKVIALAQHNDHAVLTIETPDGPYRLAADYVVACDGARSALRGLVGAEFEGEVFEDQFLIADVKMTAEFPTERWFWFDPPFHAGQSALLHRQPDDVWRIDLQIGAEADAAVERLPENVRPRIERMLGHGDFSFEWISVYKFQCRRMQRFLHERVIFAGDSAHQVSPFGARGANSGLEDGENLAWKLALVLRGEAPASLLDSYEIERGQAADDNIRHSTRSTDFIAPHSQQERRLRDAALALAKEVDFAKRMVNAGRLSTPTVYDSPLSTPDADAWGAGPKPGAAMLDAPLAADGAPMFLTEAFKSAGCDFVLLESANGVAAPVPQGVRSLRIGKDSPLQDAEGVFAKRYDATPGSAYLLRPDGYVAARFRHPTTATIHAALARASGR